The proteins below come from a single Pradoshia eiseniae genomic window:
- a CDS encoding class I SAM-dependent DNA methyltransferase, with amino-acid sequence MGREFDQLFDEWASTYDETVSGIDPEYAEVFMHYEKILDAVSTKVSGYVLEYGVGTGNLTERLVNRAQKVIGIEPSAEMRNIARTKLGSVPVMDGDFFLIPTTNHPIDHIVSTYAFHHLTDQEKEKAIALYSSVLAPGGSIVFADTMFLTDEKKAETIQRADAADYKRLAEDLRTEYYTTIPYLQSLLEKHHFTSSFKQLNPYVWIMEAVKRS; translated from the coding sequence ATGGGCAGGGAGTTCGATCAATTATTTGATGAGTGGGCATCAACCTATGATGAGACCGTTTCGGGGATCGATCCTGAGTATGCGGAAGTGTTTATGCACTATGAGAAAATATTGGATGCCGTAAGCACTAAGGTCAGCGGCTATGTTCTTGAATATGGCGTCGGCACTGGAAATCTGACGGAACGATTAGTGAATAGAGCACAAAAAGTGATTGGCATTGAGCCATCTGCAGAGATGCGGAACATCGCCCGGACAAAACTCGGCTCCGTTCCTGTCATGGATGGCGATTTCTTTCTTATTCCTACTACAAATCACCCTATTGATCATATCGTGAGCACATATGCCTTTCATCACCTGACCGACCAGGAAAAGGAGAAAGCAATCGCCCTTTACTCATCGGTACTGGCCCCGGGAGGCAGCATCGTCTTTGCGGATACGATGTTTCTCACCGATGAAAAAAAGGCTGAAACCATCCAAAGGGCGGATGCAGCGGATTACAAACGCCTCGCCGAAGATTTACGAACCGAATATTATACGACCATTCCTTATTTACAGTCTTTGCTGGAAAAGCATCATTTCACCTCTTCCTTTAAGCAGTTGAATCCGTACGTCTGGATTATGGAAGCGGTCAAGCGTTCATAG
- the mciZ gene encoding Z-ring formation inhibitor MciZ yields the protein MRVKISGNQIIMSGKAWEIRAKLREYSQKYVYVIDMILDVPRIK from the coding sequence ATGAGAGTGAAAATTAGTGGAAATCAAATAATTATGAGCGGAAAAGCCTGGGAGATACGGGCAAAATTACGGGAATACAGCCAGAAATATGTGTATGTCATTGACATGATTCTCGATGTCCCACGTATAAAATGA
- a CDS encoding NUDIX domain-containing protein has protein sequence MYKYEEKTVNTKPIFKGRILDVRVDEVLLPNGKTSTRELIKHPGAVAIIMVTDDKKIVLVEQYRKPMEKPLVEIPAGKLDEGEEPLACAMREMEEETGYECESMDKLISLYTSPGFADEIIHIYVAKGLKKKENAKGLDEDEFVDLMEVTLQEALELVKEERIQDAKTAYAIQYLQLQEALLK, from the coding sequence ATGTATAAGTATGAAGAGAAAACCGTAAACACAAAACCGATTTTTAAAGGACGTATCTTGGATGTCCGAGTGGATGAGGTTCTTTTGCCAAATGGCAAGACATCTACGAGAGAATTGATTAAGCATCCAGGCGCAGTGGCCATCATCATGGTGACGGATGACAAAAAAATCGTTTTAGTGGAGCAATACCGCAAGCCGATGGAAAAACCGCTAGTGGAAATTCCAGCCGGGAAATTGGATGAGGGTGAAGAGCCGCTTGCTTGTGCAATGCGCGAGATGGAAGAGGAGACAGGTTATGAGTGTGAATCCATGGACAAGCTGATATCCCTATACACTTCTCCTGGATTTGCGGATGAAATCATACATATTTATGTGGCGAAGGGCCTAAAAAAGAAAGAGAATGCAAAGGGTCTTGATGAGGATGAATTCGTTGACTTAATGGAAGTGACGCTTCAAGAAGCGCTTGAGCTTGTGAAGGAAGAGAGAATTCAAGATGCGAAAACAGCTTACGCCATTCAATACTTGCAATTGCAAGAGGCGCTATTGAAGTAA
- a CDS encoding YqkE family protein, which translates to MARKKQPQRKPAKQEDTSLHLGDLLNDDVLGKLRQKKGEWEEAEKKRQEEAERLKREERKRREKNKSFEELLNESDLNWKKFKG; encoded by the coding sequence ATGGCCAGAAAAAAACAACCACAGCGAAAACCTGCCAAACAAGAGGATACAAGCCTTCACCTTGGTGACTTGCTTAATGACGACGTATTAGGTAAGCTGCGTCAGAAGAAAGGTGAATGGGAAGAGGCCGAAAAGAAGCGCCAGGAAGAAGCGGAGCGTTTGAAGCGCGAGGAACGCAAGCGCAGAGAAAAGAATAAAAGCTTTGAAGAGCTATTGAATGAAAGCGACCTGAACTGGAAGAAGTTCAAAGGTTAA
- a CDS encoding aldo/keto reductase yields the protein MKKRQLGQSDLYVSEMGLGCMSLGTEEKKASSILAEALDSGINYFDTADLYDFGVNEEIIGKVLKPHRKNLILATKAGNRWNEEKTSWSWDPSKTYIKQAVKDSLRRLQTDYIDLYQLHGGTLDDPIDETIEAFEELKQEGLIREYGISSIRPNVIHEYARRSGIITNMMQYSLLDRRPEEWFTLLKQHHISVIARGPLAKGLLSEKMLAKASQKVREDGYLDYSYDQLKELLTSIKEAFSERSMNEIAFQYVLSSPVVAAVIPGASSPEQLRENAAAVKSKPLSEEEVALLRSLAKLNVYEAHRI from the coding sequence ATGAAAAAACGCCAGCTTGGACAATCAGACCTATATGTATCTGAAATGGGACTTGGCTGCATGTCACTGGGCACAGAGGAAAAGAAAGCTTCCTCCATTCTCGCCGAGGCGCTTGATTCTGGCATCAATTATTTCGACACAGCTGATCTGTATGATTTCGGGGTAAACGAGGAAATCATCGGCAAGGTTCTAAAGCCGCACCGCAAGAATCTCATCCTCGCAACCAAGGCAGGCAATCGCTGGAATGAGGAGAAGACAAGCTGGAGCTGGGACCCGTCAAAGACCTATATTAAGCAAGCGGTCAAAGACAGCCTCCGCCGCCTGCAAACCGATTATATCGACCTCTACCAGCTTCACGGGGGAACACTGGATGACCCAATCGATGAGACGATTGAGGCATTCGAGGAATTGAAGCAGGAGGGATTGATTCGTGAGTACGGCATTTCATCCATCCGACCGAATGTCATTCATGAATATGCCCGCCGCTCCGGCATCATCACCAACATGATGCAATACAGCCTGCTTGACCGCCGTCCGGAGGAATGGTTCACACTTCTTAAGCAGCATCACATAAGCGTCATTGCGAGAGGACCGCTCGCCAAAGGGCTTTTATCAGAGAAAATGCTCGCCAAAGCCTCGCAAAAAGTACGCGAAGATGGCTATCTCGATTATTCATACGACCAACTCAAGGAACTCCTCACTTCTATTAAAGAAGCATTCAGCGAGCGCTCAATGAATGAGATTGCGTTCCAATATGTTCTTTCTTCACCCGTGGTCGCTGCCGTCATCCCTGGTGCCAGCAGCCCCGAACAGCTCCGCGAAAATGCCGCAGCTGTCAAAAGCAAGCCGCTCAGCGAGGAAGAAGTTGCGCTGCTTCGCTCACTGGCAAAGTTGAACGTCTATGAAGCGCATCGCATCTGA
- a CDS encoding aminotransferase class V-fold PLP-dependent enzyme: MVLSVRIGDQEMTWFSELEQHFSKYRKEIVGINQTFQSPYGEMPIIYADWTASGRLYGPIEEKIMKEFAPFMANTHTESNQTGSYMTNAYHHAKKIIKRHVNASERDALILDGFGMTSVINKLQRMLGLRIPEAWMPQVQLAERDRPVVFITHMEHHSNQTSWLETVCDVIVLPQGENGEVNPDTLEELISLYKERPLKIGSFTACSNVTGLMTPYHRLARIMHQHDGICIVDFAASAPYVRIDMNPGDPLEALDAIVFSPHKFLGGPGTSGVMVLNESLYHNQVPDHPGGGTVKWTNPWGGHSYYEDIETREDGGTPGILQGIRTALCIRLKEEMGVEKMLAREKELLEIILPGLKAIQGIEVLSGQEERLGIISFIVPGVHYNLIVKLLNDRFGIQVRGGCSCAGTYGHCLLNISKEQSNEITKAVEAGDLSAKPGWIRFSLHPVMTNKEAHEFLLAMRAIMDHLDEWQQEYVYDPMTNDYFYQDLHREDFDWLFYV, translated from the coding sequence ATGGTGTTATCGGTTCGAATTGGTGATCAGGAAATGACGTGGTTTAGTGAATTGGAGCAGCATTTCTCAAAGTACAGGAAAGAGATTGTCGGTATCAATCAGACGTTCCAATCACCTTATGGGGAAATGCCGATTATTTATGCGGATTGGACCGCGAGCGGTCGTTTGTATGGGCCGATTGAAGAGAAAATCATGAAAGAGTTTGCGCCTTTTATGGCGAATACACATACGGAATCAAATCAGACAGGGTCATATATGACGAATGCGTATCATCATGCGAAAAAAATCATTAAGCGGCATGTCAACGCATCGGAGAGGGATGCGCTTATTTTGGATGGGTTCGGGATGACGTCTGTTATTAATAAGCTTCAGCGTATGCTTGGATTGCGTATTCCAGAGGCATGGATGCCGCAGGTGCAGCTGGCAGAGAGGGACCGGCCGGTTGTGTTTATTACGCATATGGAGCATCATTCCAATCAAACCTCCTGGCTTGAGACGGTTTGTGATGTGATCGTCCTGCCGCAGGGGGAGAACGGGGAAGTGAACCCGGATACTTTAGAGGAGCTGATCTCGCTATATAAGGAGCGGCCGCTAAAGATTGGCTCGTTTACGGCATGCTCGAATGTGACGGGTTTGATGACCCCCTATCATAGGCTCGCCCGCATTATGCACCAGCATGACGGAATATGCATCGTTGATTTTGCGGCATCTGCGCCATATGTCCGAATAGATATGAATCCTGGCGATCCGCTTGAGGCGCTTGATGCTATTGTTTTTTCCCCTCATAAGTTTCTTGGGGGCCCTGGGACGAGCGGTGTGATGGTGCTGAACGAGTCCTTGTACCATAATCAAGTACCCGACCACCCGGGCGGCGGAACGGTGAAGTGGACGAATCCTTGGGGCGGGCATAGTTATTATGAGGATATTGAGACAAGAGAAGACGGCGGCACACCTGGGATTTTGCAAGGCATAAGAACAGCTTTATGTATAAGGCTTAAGGAAGAGATGGGAGTTGAGAAGATGCTCGCTCGGGAAAAGGAATTGTTAGAAATCATCCTGCCTGGCTTAAAGGCGATTCAGGGAATAGAGGTGCTCAGTGGCCAGGAGGAACGATTGGGTATTATATCCTTTATAGTTCCAGGCGTTCATTATAATTTAATCGTGAAGCTGCTCAACGACCGCTTCGGCATCCAGGTCCGCGGAGGCTGCTCCTGTGCAGGAACATATGGGCATTGCTTGCTGAACATCTCAAAGGAACAGTCCAATGAAATCACGAAGGCAGTGGAGGCAGGAGATTTATCCGCCAAGCCGGGGTGGATTCGATTTTCGCTGCATCCTGTCATGACGAATAAGGAGGCGCATGAATTCTTGCTGGCGATGCGGGCCATTATGGATCATCTTGATGAGTGGCAGCAGGAATATGTGTATGATCCGATGACGAATGATTATTTTTATCAAGATTTGCATCGGGAGGATTTCGACTGGCTCTTTTATGTATGA
- a CDS encoding TIGR00375 family protein yields the protein MNIYYGDFHVHVGRTLSGKPVKITGARSLTIEGILDYAANRKGLDMVGVIDCHVPEVIGELRMLIEQGDLAELKEGGLRYKDGTVLIPGSEIEINDEHCKGPVHVLAFFPALQQMELFSNWFSERVKNITLSSQRIYEQGTVLQRKVKELGGLFIPAHIFTPHKSLYGKGVHQSLAEIFDPALIDAVELGLSADTTMASHLSELDAYPFLTNSDAHSLPKLAREYQQLVLEEPSFQEWKKALRGEGGRGIRANYGLNPYLGKYHETVCENCGEMLEAYEARCPYCGSTQVTKGVAERINELADRSSKESKAFRPPYVHHIPLEFLPGLGPKTLDKLVSRFGSEMAVIHDASFEELLEVVPEKIASLIQQARRGELSLQKGGGGIYGKVIQE from the coding sequence ATGAACATTTATTATGGGGATTTTCACGTCCATGTGGGGAGAACGCTGAGCGGCAAACCAGTCAAAATCACGGGGGCGCGTTCTTTAACGATTGAAGGCATTTTGGATTATGCGGCCAATCGTAAGGGACTGGATATGGTTGGGGTCATTGACTGCCATGTGCCTGAGGTGATTGGCGAACTCAGAATGCTGATTGAGCAGGGAGATTTAGCTGAACTGAAAGAAGGCGGTCTGAGATACAAGGATGGAACCGTGCTGATTCCAGGAAGCGAGATTGAGATCAATGATGAACATTGCAAGGGGCCGGTTCATGTGCTCGCCTTTTTTCCGGCTTTGCAGCAAATGGAGCTGTTCTCGAATTGGTTCTCTGAGCGCGTAAAGAATATCACACTTAGCTCACAGCGCATCTATGAGCAGGGAACCGTCCTGCAAAGGAAGGTGAAGGAGCTCGGCGGCCTCTTCATTCCGGCTCATATATTCACTCCGCATAAAAGCCTTTATGGCAAGGGGGTCCATCAGTCACTCGCCGAAATTTTTGATCCTGCCCTCATTGATGCGGTGGAATTAGGGTTAAGCGCAGATACAACGATGGCTTCCCATTTAAGCGAGCTGGATGCGTATCCGTTCTTGACGAACAGTGATGCCCATTCCTTGCCGAAGCTTGCACGGGAGTACCAGCAGCTTGTGCTTGAAGAGCCAAGCTTTCAGGAATGGAAGAAGGCGCTTCGCGGGGAGGGTGGCCGAGGAATTCGCGCTAATTATGGATTGAACCCATACCTCGGTAAATACCATGAGACGGTTTGTGAGAATTGCGGTGAGATGCTTGAAGCCTATGAAGCGAGATGCCCATATTGCGGCTCCACTCAAGTCACTAAAGGTGTGGCTGAGCGGATTAATGAGCTTGCAGATCGGTCTTCAAAAGAATCGAAAGCTTTCCGACCACCCTATGTTCACCACATCCCGTTAGAGTTTTTGCCGGGGCTTGGTCCAAAAACGCTTGATAAGCTGGTCAGTCGCTTTGGCTCAGAAATGGCCGTCATCCATGACGCTTCATTTGAAGAATTATTGGAGGTTGTGCCAGAGAAAATCGCCAGTCTCATCCAGCAAGCAAGGAGAGGCGAACTATCCCTGCAAAAGGGCGGCGGCGGAATTTATGGGAAAGTGATTCAGGAATAA
- a CDS encoding alpha/beta hydrolase, whose amino-acid sequence MKKKKKWLALAGGVAAYITGIGLFASSQLMYMKKKEVEFVLEREQKAGRLDPVAFKNMPQEERWIQSKHGYRLHTIFAEPHPESKKWMIILHGITENKWNSVRFVQLFAKKGFNAVIYDHRRHGQSEGKTSSYGYYEKDDLQSVVEELKACKGEDILLGIHGESMGAATLLLYAGMKDGGADFYIADCPFSEFSEQVAHLLKRDYHIPRWMVLPFSDWWLKRRDGYTLKDVSPLKAVEKIKEPVLFIHTLEDAYIPPSMSEKLYEHKRGPKQLFLPEKGAHAQAFNTNPEAYEKAIDSFLETYVPRA is encoded by the coding sequence TTGAAAAAAAAGAAGAAGTGGCTCGCTCTTGCAGGAGGGGTGGCCGCTTACATCACCGGGATTGGCCTCTTTGCATCAAGTCAGCTTATGTATATGAAGAAGAAAGAAGTCGAATTTGTCCTTGAGCGTGAGCAAAAAGCCGGCCGTTTGGACCCCGTGGCATTCAAGAACATGCCTCAAGAAGAGCGCTGGATACAATCTAAGCACGGCTATCGCCTTCATACTATCTTCGCCGAACCACATCCAGAATCAAAGAAATGGATGATTATATTGCACGGAATTACCGAGAATAAATGGAATTCCGTACGCTTCGTGCAATTATTCGCCAAAAAAGGCTTTAATGCGGTCATCTATGATCATCGCCGTCATGGCCAGTCAGAGGGGAAAACGAGCAGCTACGGCTATTATGAGAAGGATGATTTGCAATCTGTCGTTGAGGAACTAAAGGCATGCAAGGGTGAGGACATCCTGCTCGGCATACATGGGGAATCCATGGGGGCCGCCACCCTTTTGCTTTACGCAGGAATGAAGGATGGCGGGGCAGATTTTTATATAGCCGATTGCCCATTCTCCGAGTTCTCTGAGCAAGTAGCCCACCTCCTGAAGCGAGACTACCACATCCCCAGATGGATGGTGCTCCCATTCAGTGATTGGTGGCTCAAACGACGGGATGGATACACGCTCAAAGATGTATCACCATTGAAGGCAGTCGAAAAAATCAAGGAACCGGTCCTCTTCATACATACACTTGAAGATGCCTATATCCCACCTTCGATGAGTGAGAAGCTTTATGAGCATAAAAGAGGACCAAAGCAATTATTCCTTCCCGAAAAGGGTGCTCATGCTCAAGCCTTCAATACGAATCCAGAAGCCTATGAAAAGGCAATTGACTCGTTTTTGGAGACGTATGTGCCCCGCGCTTAG
- a CDS encoding 8-oxo-dGTP diphosphatase, producing the protein MGMAINYRLWTVCLIQKGDYVLLLDRQHDDFKGYIPPGGKVEFPESLTEAAIREVKEETGLEVSHLQYKGLYEYVNPAKNDRYMIFNYKADTFSGTLLEDAREGKPVWVHLDEVDNLPMQPSIRRRFPLFFEEGTFEIQVIWDEEKNEEGTFSMKKT; encoded by the coding sequence ATGGGGATGGCTATTAATTATAGACTCTGGACTGTTTGTTTAATTCAAAAAGGGGATTATGTTCTGCTGTTAGATAGACAGCATGATGATTTTAAAGGGTACATCCCTCCAGGGGGAAAAGTGGAATTTCCGGAGAGCTTGACAGAAGCGGCAATTCGGGAGGTAAAAGAGGAAACGGGCTTGGAAGTGAGCCATCTTCAATATAAGGGATTATATGAATATGTTAATCCGGCCAAGAATGATAGATATATGATTTTTAATTATAAGGCTGACACATTTAGCGGGACCTTGCTGGAAGATGCCCGCGAAGGCAAGCCTGTTTGGGTTCATCTGGACGAGGTTGATAACCTCCCTATGCAACCTTCCATACGAAGGAGATTCCCATTGTTTTTTGAAGAAGGAACGTTTGAAATTCAGGTGATTTGGGATGAAGAGAAAAATGAAGAGGGTACATTCAGCATGAAGAAAACGTAA
- a CDS encoding glycoside hydrolase family 10 protein — MKKRLLMISLTCLFMVSGLFPNQPDAAGTGQDEFRAFWVDAFHDGFKTEDQVDQLIEDVEAANANAVIVQVRRRGDSYFNKALEPRTQDPSLQEDFDVLEDLIDKAHSKGIEVHAWLATLPIWNSLTPPTSPDHVFNTNGPSAEGEDFWLMTNANGAMRSGADYVLDPGHPDALDYTVDQYVNVVKNYDVDGIHLDLARYMGTDWGYNPTSIARYQEAFQTDSIPEPNDPNWAEWRREQINSMVRKVYLKAIALNPQVKVSCATIAWGAGPKTQEEYNNTRTMTEVFQDWQSWLRDEIIDLAIPMNYDREHVESQRQWYDEWIAFQKANQFNRQIVAGPAAYLNSIDSTLAQTRRALAPDDEGRKLAGVSYYSYAVTDMDNQPRSTFLDALVNGTENEAAVFPGKADVPEMKWKTKPKSGYLMGQALTFKKQDITDSTLEIRGAKGFKKTIKTDGNGWFGLSGLKPGVYVVKLSGEHKSPAYPVIIKAGKVKNMTVIGK; from the coding sequence ATGAAAAAACGCTTGTTGATGATTTCCTTAACCTGTCTGTTTATGGTATCCGGTCTATTTCCAAACCAGCCAGACGCCGCTGGAACTGGGCAAGATGAATTCAGGGCTTTTTGGGTTGACGCCTTTCATGATGGATTTAAAACAGAGGACCAGGTAGATCAGCTGATTGAGGATGTGGAAGCAGCCAATGCGAATGCCGTGATTGTGCAAGTCCGCAGAAGGGGTGATTCCTATTTCAATAAAGCATTGGAGCCGCGCACACAGGACCCATCCTTGCAGGAAGACTTTGATGTTTTAGAGGATCTAATAGACAAAGCCCACTCAAAAGGAATTGAGGTTCATGCCTGGTTAGCCACCCTGCCAATTTGGAACTCCCTCACGCCGCCAACTAGCCCTGATCATGTGTTCAATACAAATGGCCCCTCTGCTGAAGGCGAGGATTTTTGGCTCATGACGAATGCAAATGGCGCGATGCGCTCAGGGGCAGATTATGTGCTTGATCCCGGCCACCCAGATGCCCTCGATTATACGGTTGATCAGTACGTGAATGTTGTGAAGAACTATGATGTTGATGGCATTCACCTTGATTTGGCCAGATATATGGGAACAGATTGGGGATATAATCCGACAAGCATTGCCCGCTATCAGGAAGCCTTCCAAACAGACAGCATCCCAGAGCCGAACGATCCAAACTGGGCAGAGTGGAGACGAGAGCAAATCAACTCCATGGTCAGGAAAGTCTACCTGAAAGCCATCGCTCTCAACCCGCAGGTGAAGGTATCCTGTGCCACAATCGCTTGGGGAGCCGGTCCGAAAACACAGGAGGAATACAATAACACGCGCACGATGACCGAAGTATTCCAGGATTGGCAAAGCTGGCTGCGGGATGAAATCATTGATCTGGCCATTCCAATGAACTATGACAGAGAGCATGTGGAGAGCCAAAGACAATGGTATGATGAATGGATTGCCTTCCAAAAAGCCAATCAATTCAACCGCCAGATTGTGGCCGGGCCGGCCGCTTACCTCAACTCCATTGATTCGACGCTTGCTCAAACAAGAAGGGCACTTGCTCCTGATGATGAAGGCCGCAAGCTTGCCGGCGTCAGCTATTACAGCTATGCTGTCACCGATATGGACAATCAGCCCCGCAGCACCTTTTTAGATGCGCTTGTGAACGGGACCGAAAATGAGGCTGCCGTCTTCCCTGGCAAAGCAGACGTCCCTGAAATGAAGTGGAAAACGAAGCCGAAAAGCGGCTATTTAATGGGACAAGCACTGACCTTCAAAAAACAAGACATCACTGATTCCACCTTGGAAATCAGAGGAGCAAAAGGATTCAAGAAAACCATCAAAACTGACGGAAACGGCTGGTTTGGCCTTAGCGGCTTAAAGCCTGGAGTCTATGTCGTCAAACTGTCCGGCGAGCACAAATCCCCTGCCTATCCCGTCATCATAAAAGCAGGAAAGGTCAAGAATATGACGGTGATTGGAAAATAA
- a CDS encoding DUF5316 family protein, giving the protein MVDLDVCGFAFIKGGLNVEIFLIAGMIGLLISGITIGAWTDGRQYRANFQSETAEERHFRTKIAMISGVVGMVSLGVAGLIYLL; this is encoded by the coding sequence ATGGTAGATTTAGATGTTTGCGGCTTTGCTTTTATTAAGGGAGGACTTAATGTGGAGATATTCCTTATTGCTGGTATGATAGGTCTTTTGATTTCCGGCATTACCATTGGAGCTTGGACAGATGGGAGACAATACAGAGCAAATTTTCAATCAGAAACGGCAGAAGAAAGGCATTTTCGGACGAAAATAGCGATGATTTCAGGGGTGGTTGGAATGGTCTCTTTAGGGGTGGCGGGCTTGATTTATCTTTTATAA
- a CDS encoding S9 family peptidase: protein MIEFPKPDVEEMLQTVSIIDFAVSPDEKQFIFCTNISGKYNLWAMDLPNAFPYRLTFNNQPCHELLYDQEGRFVIAGFDHDGDENTQFYALKPHGGAMKKVVYQENTRNFSPQLSSDGERLYYSSSKENPSYLNTYCLQLSTGEETTVLEGSGGTTYIAEVSEDETTTLYYQFFSNTNSRYYARVGEEEILLTPPTEKEHTVSFAVLTSPTEVYLVTDYEADFSYLAKFDLETKTFTKVKEIPKEGFTTLIYDKENRILYITAEKGVEDRLYAYHLDEGLWGNMVIPCDLITKVAVAKSGTVYLLGGGSVQLGNVYKREGDKWVQITRNKMAGMAEEDFVAPEVVTYPSFDGLEIEALFYKAKEEHDKGEMILWPHGGPQHAERKSFNAIFQYFLSNGYSIFAPNFRGSTGYGLNFTKMVERAWGAGPRLDNIAALDWLIDQGYAKKGEIIVMGGSYGGYMSLLLHGRHADYFKAVIDVCGPSNLFSFIHSVPEDWKSAMDAWVGHPERDREKLIEYSPSTYIDQMIKPMLVVQGANDPRVVKAESDQIVEALKEKGRDITYIVMEDEGHGFAKKENEIAVFRQVLEFMEKYASKTANVH, encoded by the coding sequence ATGATAGAATTTCCGAAGCCAGACGTGGAAGAAATGCTGCAGACTGTATCGATTATTGATTTTGCCGTAAGTCCGGATGAGAAACAGTTTATATTTTGCACAAACATAAGCGGGAAGTACAATCTTTGGGCAATGGATCTTCCCAATGCATTTCCCTATCGGCTAACATTTAACAATCAGCCATGCCATGAGCTGCTTTATGACCAGGAAGGAAGGTTCGTAATTGCCGGATTTGACCATGACGGTGACGAGAACACACAATTTTATGCCCTTAAGCCTCACGGCGGAGCAATGAAAAAAGTAGTCTATCAGGAAAACACCCGCAATTTCAGTCCTCAATTATCTAGCGATGGCGAGCGACTATATTATTCCTCCTCAAAAGAGAATCCCAGTTACCTAAACACCTATTGTCTGCAGCTCAGCACTGGCGAGGAAACGACCGTATTAGAGGGAAGCGGCGGCACCACGTACATAGCAGAAGTGAGTGAGGATGAGACAACCACTCTTTATTACCAATTTTTCTCGAATACAAATTCCCGTTATTACGCAAGGGTGGGAGAGGAAGAGATTTTATTGACGCCTCCGACTGAAAAGGAACATACGGTCAGCTTTGCTGTGCTCACATCTCCGACAGAAGTGTATCTCGTAACGGATTATGAGGCTGATTTCTCTTATCTCGCCAAGTTTGATTTGGAGACAAAGACGTTTACGAAAGTAAAGGAGATACCGAAAGAAGGCTTCACTACCCTTATATATGACAAGGAAAATCGGATTCTTTATATCACCGCTGAAAAAGGTGTGGAAGACAGACTGTACGCCTATCATTTGGATGAAGGATTATGGGGGAATATGGTGATTCCATGTGATTTAATCACCAAGGTGGCTGTCGCGAAATCAGGCACCGTCTATCTTCTCGGCGGAGGCTCTGTGCAGCTCGGAAATGTGTATAAGCGTGAAGGGGATAAGTGGGTCCAGATTACCCGCAATAAAATGGCCGGCATGGCAGAAGAAGATTTCGTTGCACCGGAAGTCGTGACCTATCCATCCTTTGACGGGCTTGAGATAGAGGCTTTATTTTATAAAGCAAAAGAGGAGCATGATAAGGGTGAAATGATTTTGTGGCCGCACGGGGGACCGCAGCATGCGGAACGAAAATCCTTCAATGCCATTTTTCAATATTTTCTGAGCAATGGATACAGCATTTTCGCGCCAAACTTCCGCGGCTCCACTGGCTATGGGCTGAACTTCACGAAGATGGTGGAGCGGGCATGGGGAGCGGGTCCACGTTTGGATAATATTGCTGCCCTAGATTGGCTCATCGACCAAGGCTATGCCAAGAAGGGTGAAATCATCGTGATGGGCGGGAGCTATGGCGGATACATGAGCTTGCTCCTGCATGGGCGCCATGCTGATTATTTCAAGGCGGTCATCGATGTATGCGGCCCATCGAACCTATTCTCCTTCATCCATTCAGTCCCTGAAGATTGGAAGTCTGCCATGGATGCGTGGGTCGGGCATCCGGAAAGAGACCGTGAGAAACTAATCGAATATTCACCAAGTACCTATATCGATCAAATGATTAAGCCAATGCTGGTCGTTCAAGGTGCGAATGACCCCCGTGTCGTCAAAGCAGAATCCGACCAAATCGTCGAAGCCTTGAAGGAAAAGGGTCGGGATATCACCTACATCGTCATGGAAGACGAGGGTCATGGATTTGCCAAGAAGGAAAATGAGATTGCGGTGTTTAGACAGGTGCTGGAGTTTATGGAGAAATATGCATCTAAAACAGCCAATGTACATTAA